A window from Acinonyx jubatus isolate Ajub_Pintada_27869175 chromosome E1, VMU_Ajub_asm_v1.0, whole genome shotgun sequence encodes these proteins:
- the KCNJ12 gene encoding ATP-sensitive inward rectifier potassium channel 12 isoform X3: protein MTSAGRANPYSIVSSEEDGLHLVTMSGANGFGNGKVHTRRRCRNRFVKKNGQCNIEFANMDEKSQRYLADMFTTCVDIRWRYMLLIFSLAFLASWLLFGVIFWVIAVAHGDLEPAEGRGRTPCVMQVHGFMAAFLFSIETQTTIGYGLRCVTEECPVAVFMVVAQSIVGCIIDSFMIGAIMAKMARPKKRAQTLLFSHNAVVALRDGKLCLMWRVGNLRKSHIVEAHVRAQLIKPRVTEEGEYIPLDQIDIDVGFDKGLDRIFLVSPITILHEIDEASPLFGISRQDLETDDFEIVVILEGMVEATAMTTQARSSYLANEILWGHRFEPVLFEEKNQYKIDYSHFHKTYEVPSTPRCSAKDLVENKFLLPSANSFCYENELAFLSRDEEDEADGDQDGRSPQARHDFDRPQAGGGGGGGGGGLEQRPYRRESEI, encoded by the coding sequence atgACCTCGGCCGGCAGGGCCAACCCCTACAGTATCGTGTCATCAGAGGAGGACGGGCTGCACCTGGTCACCATGTCGGGCGCCAACGGCTTCGGCAACGGCAAGGTGCACACGCGGCGCAGGTGCCGAAACCGCTTCGTCAAGAAGAACGGCCAGTGCAACATTGAGTTCGCCAACATGGATGAGAAGTCGCAGCGCTACCTGGCCGACATGTTCACCACGTGCGTGGACATCCGCTGGCGCTACATGCTGCTCATCTTCTCGCTGGCCTTCCTCGCCTCCTGGCTGCTGTTCGGTGTCATCTTCTGGGTCATCGCTGTGGCCCACGGCGACCTGGAGCCGGCAGAGGGCCGCGGCCGCACGCCCTGCGTGATGCAGGTCCACGGCTTCATGGCGGCCTTCCTCTTCTCCATCGAGACGCAGACCACCATCGGCTACGGGCTGCGCTGTGTGACGGAGGAGTGCCCCGTGGCCGTCTTCATGGTGGTGGCGCAGTCCATCGTGGGCTGCATCATCGACTCCTTCATGATCGGCGCCATCATGGCCAAGATGGCTCGGCCCAAGAAGCGGGCACAGACGCTGCTGTTCAGTCACAATGCCGTGGTGGCCCTGCGCGACGGCAAGCTCTGCCTCATGTGGCGCGTGGGCAACCTGCGTAAGAGCCACATCGTGGAGGCCCACGTGCGGGCCCAGCTCATCAAGCCGAGGGTCACCGAGGAGGGCGAGTACATCCCACTGGACCAGATCGACATCGATGTCGGCTTTGACAAGGGCCTCGACCGCATCTTCCTCGTGTCACCCATCACCATCCTGCATGAGATCGACGAGGCCAGCCCGCTGTTTGGCATCAGCCGGCAGGACCTGGAGACAGATGACTTCGAGATCGTGGTCATCCTGGAGGGCATGGTGGAGGCCACGGCCATGACCACGCAGGCCCGCAGCTCCTACCTGGCCAACGAGATCCTGTGGGGCCACCGCTTTGAGCCTGTCCTCTTTGAGGAGAAGAACCAGTACAAGATCGACTACTCCCACTTCCACAAGACCTACGAGGTGCCCTCCACACCCCGCTGCAGCGCCAAGGACCTGGTGGAGAACAAATTCCTGCTTCCCAGTGCCAACTCCTTCTGTTACGAGAACGAGCTGGCCTTTCTGAGCCGTGATGAGGAGGACGAGGCAGATGGAGACCAGGATGGCCGCAGCCCCCAGGCCCGGCATGACTTTGATAGACCCCAGGCCggtggcggcggtggcggcggcggcggcggcctcgAGCAGCGGCCCTACAGACGGGAGTCAGAGATCTGA
- the KCNJ12 gene encoding ATP-sensitive inward rectifier potassium channel 12 isoform X2, whose product MESPVMGDAPPGAGLGASQGPPTPGMTSAGRANPYSIVSSEEDGLHLVTMSGANGFGNGKVHTRRRCRNRFVKKNGQCNIEFANMDEKSQRYLADMFTTCVDIRWRYMLLIFSLAFLASWLLFGVIFWVIAVAHGDLEPAEGRGRTPCVMQVHGFMAAFLFSIETQTTIGYGLRCVTEECPVAVFMVVAQSIVGCIIDSFMIGAIMAKMARPKKRAQTLLFSHNAVVALRDGKLCLMWRVGNLRKSHIVEAHVRAQLIKPRVTEEGEYIPLDQIDIDVGFDKGLDRIFLVSPITILHEIDEASPLFGISRQDLETDDFEIVVILEGMVEATAMTTQARSSYLANEILWGHRFEPVLFEEKNQYKIDYSHFHKTYEVPSTPRCSAKDLVENKFLLPSANSFCYENELAFLSRDEEDEADGDQDGRSPQARHDFDRPQAGGGGGGGGGGLEQRPYRRESEI is encoded by the exons ATGGAGAGTCCGGTGATGG GAGACGCCCCACCCGGAGCCGGCCTGGGGGCGAGccagggcccccccacccccgggatgACCTCGGCCGGCAGGGCCAACCCCTACAGTATCGTGTCATCAGAGGAGGACGGGCTGCACCTGGTCACCATGTCGGGCGCCAACGGCTTCGGCAACGGCAAGGTGCACACGCGGCGCAGGTGCCGAAACCGCTTCGTCAAGAAGAACGGCCAGTGCAACATTGAGTTCGCCAACATGGATGAGAAGTCGCAGCGCTACCTGGCCGACATGTTCACCACGTGCGTGGACATCCGCTGGCGCTACATGCTGCTCATCTTCTCGCTGGCCTTCCTCGCCTCCTGGCTGCTGTTCGGTGTCATCTTCTGGGTCATCGCTGTGGCCCACGGCGACCTGGAGCCGGCAGAGGGCCGCGGCCGCACGCCCTGCGTGATGCAGGTCCACGGCTTCATGGCGGCCTTCCTCTTCTCCATCGAGACGCAGACCACCATCGGCTACGGGCTGCGCTGTGTGACGGAGGAGTGCCCCGTGGCCGTCTTCATGGTGGTGGCGCAGTCCATCGTGGGCTGCATCATCGACTCCTTCATGATCGGCGCCATCATGGCCAAGATGGCTCGGCCCAAGAAGCGGGCACAGACGCTGCTGTTCAGTCACAATGCCGTGGTGGCCCTGCGCGACGGCAAGCTCTGCCTCATGTGGCGCGTGGGCAACCTGCGTAAGAGCCACATCGTGGAGGCCCACGTGCGGGCCCAGCTCATCAAGCCGAGGGTCACCGAGGAGGGCGAGTACATCCCACTGGACCAGATCGACATCGATGTCGGCTTTGACAAGGGCCTCGACCGCATCTTCCTCGTGTCACCCATCACCATCCTGCATGAGATCGACGAGGCCAGCCCGCTGTTTGGCATCAGCCGGCAGGACCTGGAGACAGATGACTTCGAGATCGTGGTCATCCTGGAGGGCATGGTGGAGGCCACGGCCATGACCACGCAGGCCCGCAGCTCCTACCTGGCCAACGAGATCCTGTGGGGCCACCGCTTTGAGCCTGTCCTCTTTGAGGAGAAGAACCAGTACAAGATCGACTACTCCCACTTCCACAAGACCTACGAGGTGCCCTCCACACCCCGCTGCAGCGCCAAGGACCTGGTGGAGAACAAATTCCTGCTTCCCAGTGCCAACTCCTTCTGTTACGAGAACGAGCTGGCCTTTCTGAGCCGTGATGAGGAGGACGAGGCAGATGGAGACCAGGATGGCCGCAGCCCCCAGGCCCGGCATGACTTTGATAGACCCCAGGCCggtggcggcggtggcggcggcggcggcggcctcgAGCAGCGGCCCTACAGACGGGAGTCAGAGATCTGA